The Arachis hypogaea cultivar Tifrunner chromosome 14, arahy.Tifrunner.gnm2.J5K5, whole genome shotgun sequence DNA window cagaaacttaaagtgcaagaaagtaaaagagctgaaacttaaattgcaagaaaggtaaatgattgaagcttaaagtgcaaggaatttaaattgctaaAACtaaattgcaagggaacttaaattgcatgaagaataaagggatttgggtgctggaaattaaagcaGAACAGAGAAATGTGAagtgcagtaaactaaagagctCTCAGATTAGGAAATTCAGAAACAGATCAATTCagtaccaaaacagaaatgtagaAGTACAGAAGAATCAAAACAACAAGAAGACTTAGATCAATTCTGAAATcctaaagagaaattaacaatttcaatgaaatagcaaaaatagaaagaaagccaagagctcaattgctctctcgatcaaaacagaaaagaaattacagaggaaagaaaatgaaacagaaaagaaaagaaaacctagatctgatttccaattctcaaattcaaaaaagaaaattaaaagagagctctctattctactcctactcctactgctctctATTAGAGCTAGCCTTTCCTTCAATGAAatgaaactaatgcctttatataggctttacaaaatgaaaaatgaaattgaaattaaaaataaattacaatttaaatgaaattcctaatctaactgtttcttgtgcctttgagtgatgtcaatgggCTTTGTTGGTTCGGCCTTGAATGAAAATGGGTTGGAGGTGCATTCTCTAGTGGAGCGTTCGGTTAGGAAAGTGAACGCGCCGTTCACTTTGCTTGGTGCTTCCTCACATGCCAAGTTTTCTTCTAGCGTTCCCTTTCTGAACGCTGCGTTCCTTTTCTGAACGCTGGCTTCTCATGGGCACTCCCTTTGGTTGAGCGTTCCGTTCCTTTGCAGCGCTCCCTTGGTCGAGCGCTTCTCTTAGCgctcccttggttgagcgctACGTTCCCTTTTTTGAACGCCCTTAGTGCATGGCGCTCACTTTGCTAACGAGCGCTACTCCAAATGTTGGCTTTTGAGCATGgttttgggccttaaagatgcctatcacttgtgcttcaatttcatgccaaatatagattgttatatatcgttcgaaagctctgaatgtcagctttccaatgcaactagaagcgcatcaattggacatctgtagctcaagttatggtcctttgaaAAAGGCATGGTTGCGCTGTTTGGAGGCCGCTGGCGCTCTTTTAGTGAGCGCTACGTTCACTTAGTGAACGCTGGCTGTTTGGAGGCAAAGTTAGCGCCAGCTTCTGAAGTCCAAAGTTaatgttcaccccatactattatatatctttggaaagctcaggatgtctactttccaatgcatttaAGAGCGCATCATTTAAAGCTCTACAGCTCAAGTTATCCTCCTTGGaaagtgaagaggtcagctggccttactgcagggtgatactatgttcatctttgtaCTTTCAGGGTAAGTTTTCTCCCTCGGATTTattgtccaccatgcagtgccatatattcttggaaagctttagatttctactttccaatgccactaaaattacctcatttggagttttgtagctcgagttattcttgttggagtgtgaagaggtcagggttgcaaatcctctttgcttctctttgagtttgtttccaactcttTTGTCACCTTGGGAGTGTGATTCTTcttttagtgcttttattgcttctttttttacttatttcctacaaagtttataaaatcaaaagatcaaagaaatataccatttaagcacaaaagcattcaatatttaagcactaatcatcaatttctagtatgaaaaagcatagaaaaacatgacatgatgacatgtcatcattgcTCCTACTTCTTTGGCAAGTTTTAGTCCTGCGATCAGGGCTTCATACTCGGCCTAGTTGTTAGAAGCGGGAAACTGAAATTTCAAAGAAACTTGTATTTGAGTTCCTTCTTTACTGACTAGTATTATGCCTGCTCCACTTCCGACCTTATTGGAAGacccatctacatagagttcccaggTATTGGAGGTCTCAACCTGATCAACTGTATACTCTGTGACAAAGTCGGTGAGGCATTAAGCTTTGATGGATGTCAGAGTTTCGTATTTCATGTCAAACTCGGATAGCCCTTTGTCCCATTGGACCATCCGACCTGCTATATCAGTCTTTTAGAGTATCTGCTTCATGGGTTGATTTGTTCGGACCATTATGGCGTGTACCTAGAAATACGGTCAGACTCTCCTAGATGCCACGATTAAGATGTAtgcaaaattttctattttttgataccTTAACTCTGGCCCTTGTAAGACTTTGCTAGTGAAATAGATAGTGTGCTGTCCAACCTCATCTTCTCGTATCAGTGTTGATGCTACTGCCTTTTCCGCAATAGCTAGGTACAACACCAACTCCTCTCCGGTTTGTGGCCGGGTAAGGATGGGTGGTTCACTTAAGAatttcttgaattcttgaaaggcctCTTCGCATTTGAAGGTTAACTTAAATTGGCATCCTTTTCTAAGTAGCAAAAAAAGTGGTAAGGATCTTAAGGCTAATTCTGCCAAAAATTTGGACAAGGCTGCAAGTTGGTCATTTAGCTATTGGACTTCTTTTAAACAAGTCGGACTCTAAAATTGCTCTACACTAGTCAGGGTAAGCCTCAATTCCCCTTTGCGTGAGCCTAAAACACAGGAATTTTcttgcttctactgcaaaggtgcatttggtGGGATTTAGTCGCATCCCATGCCTCCGTATGGTGTcgaagacttgcgagaggtcgGACAGAAGACTAACCTCATCCTTggtctttactaacatgtcgttcACGTATACCTCCATTAGGTTTCCGAGGTGATGTGCAAACATcttgttcatcaacctttgatatgtggcccccgcattttttaatccaaaaggcatgaccacgtagcagtagTTTACTTTGGACATGACGAACGACGTCTTCTCCTTGTCTGATttatacattgggatttgattgtatcccaagtaggcatccatgaatgaTAAGTACTAGTATCCTGAAGAAGAATCCACCAAAGCGTCAATGTTGGGCAGGGGATATGGGTCCCTTGGACAAGCTTTGTttaggtcggtgtagtcgacgcacatcctccattttccattccTCTTCTTTACCAGTACCACATTTGCTAACCATGTCCGATATGTGACCTCCCTGACGAATCCGACTTCAAGTAGAGCTTGAACTTGTTCTTCGACCACTTGAGCTCGCTCTGGTTCGAGCTTACGATgcctttgttggacaggtcgggatcagGGATAGACCACCAGCTTATGCATCATGAACTCGGGGTCTATTTCGGGCATATCAGAGGTATTCCAAGAGAAAATGTTGGAATTTTCTTGTAGGAGTTTTacgagcttcttcttcagatttGCTCTCATATTGactcctatgttggtattttttccgACTTCTTCCCTGATTTGGACTTCTTATGTGTTCCCCTCAGGTTGTGGCAATAGCTCTTTTATTCCTTGGACTCTTCAGAGCCCAATGGCATTGACTTCTTTACCTTTACCTCGCAGGTTCAAGCTTTCGTTATTTTCTAGCCAGTTTTTGATCTCCTTTGATGGTAGCAATTCCTTCCTGTGTGGaaaatttcatgcagaggtgagGAGTTAAAATAATAGCTCCTAACCGATTCAACGTTGACCTAccaattaaggcattgtaggctgatgcTACATCCACAATAATGTAATCAATGCTTAGGGTTTTTAACTTCAATCCCTTTCCAAAAGTAGTGTATAAGGAAGTGAACCCTAGTGGCTTAATCGGTGTGTCTCTCAATCCAAAAAGAGTATCAGGGTAGGACTTCAACTCTTTTTCttccaaccctagtttgtcgaaTGCGAGTTTGAACAGTATATtggctgagcttccttggtccaccaaaGTTCTATGTAAATTTACATTAGCAAATATCATAGTGATTACTATGGGATCATCATGCCCTGGTGCAATTCCCTGCACATCCTCTTTTGTAAAAGAGATGGTAGGGAGATCAGGAGTCTTTTCTCTAATGTGGTAGAATTCTTTCAAGTATCTCTTTCGAGACGACTTGGTCACTCCTCCACCAGCAAAGCCTCCTACTATCATGTGAACGTGTCGTTCTGGCATTTGAGGGGGCTGACCTCTTTGGCTGACTTCTTCATCGTCCCTCTTCCTCTTTCCTTGATTGtctgacctttccatgagatatctatccaACTGACCTtccctggccagcttttctatcatattttttttggtAATAACAATCATTTGTAGAATGTCCATACagtttatggtactcacagtactcATTGCAGCTTCCCCTTTTAATTTTTGATTGGTCACGGAGGGGGAAGTTTTCCAATGTGATAGATTTCCCTGTAGACATCAATGAGAGAAACTCGTAGAGGGGTATAATTGTGATACCTCCTAGGTTTCTCCGAGATgtactcttcctttttcttggggctctttttcctttttctgtgCTTGGTGAGAATTCCTCGGTTGCCAGATTGGTTTTTGTAGCCTGGCATTCTCTTCcgtattgatgtacttttcagcttgTTCTTATACATCACTCAAGGAAGTGGGGTGTCTCTTTGAAATGGATTGGGAAAAGGGGCCTTCTCGGAGACCGTTGACTAATCCCATTATTATTGCCTCAATGGGTAAGTCCTGAATCTCCATTcatgccttgttgaatctctccattaAGTCGCTGACCTCTTGTTTGACGCTGAGCAGGCTGGGTGCATGCATGACCTTGTCCTTCTAAATTAAAAACCGCGTAAGAAATTTATGCGCGAGGTCATCGAAGCTAGTAACAGACCTAGGGGGCAGGCTGTCAAACCATTTCATGGCCGACTTTGTTAAagttgttgggaaggctttgcagtgaGTAGCGTCTGAGGCATCGGCTAAATACATCTGACTTTTAAGATTGTTGAGGTGGTGCCTTGGGTCGGTCCTCCCAGCATACAAATGCATGTTAGGACTATTGAAGTTTCTAGAAACTCTGGCCCTCATGATATTTTCGGTGAAAATATCTTCACCTCCCAACGGGGTATCTTTC harbors:
- the LOC140178541 gene encoding uncharacterized protein; the encoded protein is MSTVSTINCMDILQMIVITKKNMIEKLAREGQLDRYLMERSDNQGKRKRDDEEVSQRGQPPQMPERHVHMIVGGFAGGGVTKSSRKRYLKEFYHIREKTPDLPTISFTKEDVQGIAPGHDDPIVITMIFANVNLHRTLVDQGSSANILFKLAFDKLGLEEKELKSYPDTLFGLRDTPIKPLGFTSLYTTFGKGLKLKTLSIDYIIVDVASAYNALIGRSTLNRLGAIILTPHLCMKFSTQEGIATIKGDQKLARK